The genomic stretch cacggagtcatcctccgtccctaccacctgactctcaacggatactttgtccccgagggagagtccgaactctatcacggctttccggagcctatctatgactctgtggcgaagactagatacccgggagtggaagtcttccaggactgctactttattcccgacaacatcgaagctgcatcaaccgagtccaaaccatcaccatgcctcgacggacaagctgtcacactactctttggggaagataacatcaaacgcctcgactatgaggacatcatcaacatcgccctgaaagacaatcagtttgatccaactgccttgatctccgatactgacccggagaaagacacccagggctggaggaagaccatcaagtggaccgatcgccaaggccgcattctcaagatcacaactagagaaggccctatgttcaaggaggaaagtgaagaaggatctgagtctgagtctgagtctgagtctgagtcggagtcagagtctgttatagctcctaacactccggaagtcccagtcaaggtccccttcccactattttatcacaaggtcgtggctgattcagaggctgagtctactaaggtcacccccactccaatgaaaggtgacaacctggagcctgttccaggggccacttcctccgtcatgtcgcctctgactgaccacgagatgtctgtcctttccgagtgtagatacccatatctgtcgatattggcatTTATAGAAAACCCATCAAACACCCGATAATGATAGGACAACATGTATTCGTCAGTTGGCGTTGTCATTATTTgtggctcgttttacgatgtggaaCGGGCGTCGTCGACggatttttattaatttaaatgaaatttaagttAATGTTCGTTTTCAaataaattcattttattgttttaatttgagtttatttttttcaagtttattttattgaaaatggaGTAAACTTtctatttgaatttatttaatttgatttgattgaatttattcgttttataaatcgtatttgagaAACTcgattttaagacggttttgtaCGCGATTTCAAGCtcggttttgagctcgatttaaGCTCGAATTGGACTCGAATTTCGAtgcaacttcgacccaatttccAACCCAACTCTCACCTCACACCTAGCCCACATACCAAGCTATCATTCCAGGCCATTTCCCATGCAACCCACGTCCAAAAACCTCCATTTTCGAAGCCCAAAACAGGCCATGCGAACAGGCCCCGGTTTTCCCCCTTTAACCCGCGCAGCCCATATCGAAGcctcaaacccgctccaaacgacCCGGACCCGCAACCCATTAACTCAAACCCATACCCGACTATCCTACCCATATTCCCGTGCCTTAACCTACAAGAAAGCGTCCCTGAAAACCTCACAAACACccacgaaagctgctggacagcagacTATGCGAAACAGCCCAAGTCGCTTGTCACTCCGTTTTGCCCTACTTTTAACCCTTGAAACCTTCCTATATATACTCCCTAATCACCACACTTAACGACCCTTAGAACCTACCATCACCTACCAGCAACAACGAGCCAGAATCAACCCTAAACCTAGCACGAATCCTCTCGAAAAGCAGAGTGGTAAACACTGCTTTTCGCGTGTTTTCCTCGCGCACCACCTGTTCTGCCTCGCTTTTTGTGCCTGAAACAATACCTTGGTTTCCATCCATTTACACTTTCAAAGACTACATATTTCCCTGATTCCAGAACACTTTCCGAATCAAATTTTCGTTGAGAAACGAGTTCGTGGTAAGCTTTTGAATATCGCTGCTCAAACCTTTCAAAAACCGTGTTTACAATTCaatcttcgtcgacgacggcccctcaaGACAAGATCTACAATCGATTGCAACACAAGACTtcgtcaacgatacatgtaggttgagggtgcattaaaactcccttctctcctttttatttcgtttttttattgtttatttactaaccTTTGTCTAACATCATCTAACTAATATCGAAACTAGAAtagtttgagtatgagttaaagtaccattccggcACCCGCGTTGACTCGAGTTTAAAAGGCTTAATTAAATGTCTAGTGACCGAAATGCCTCGCtcgtttacatatcctcgtgttggaatagggcaatttaataaatcgagtttatttaatttatgtgtatttatttttaaccatataaaaattgatttttaatgattttccagacctataatttgtaattttaatttaggtagattttcgtaatttattgcattgatttagtatttatttcgtaattagcaatgtattaattcaaaaTCCGCACAAAGGTACGGGTCAATTCGacatatttcgaaaatttcagatccgtgcagtgcacgggtttgtccaggttttgtgttttaatttgcttccttgtttgactttgtttgattaatccttagtttaattagtttatgttttagattttaatttacattatttataatttatattgtatgtatgagctaaccactaatgtttgttaatacatcttacgctaagcgtaagccttcctatccctctctttggatgtgttttctagtttaatcaatgaacctcacatgctaaaccacttcgacgaagttaaatgcattttaaacgacttagaatgaaattcgcatgataggatttaaattcaatggttgcatacgcatgtgatatctttccgaaatagccatcttttacctagtagagaccgttattgcaacgggcggggttgggtgttgttttaatgaaattaaattaacttcctaacacgtaaagtcacacgaattcaaatctctaaaattggtttctaaattccatttaaaaatttagagGCGACTCTTTtgaaattaaaaatgttttgaaaaagcatttgagtggagcgtttttccatggtccacaatttggcgactccgctggggagagtGAAACTTGAAAAGTTTAAGATGGCTATTAGGATTGTTGTCACATTTTTTTATGTTAATCATGCATAAACCCCCGAGACTTTAGGCGGGCCAAAGAATCTCTTGGGTTAATTCCAAGGGAGGATATTGATGTCCACTATCTCCGATTTAAGTATCAAGGTGATTCCGTGGAGGTAGGTAGCTGCATACGAGGCATATTGCTACGGGCATATGACGGTATGTGGACTCCCCGACAAAGCGGTTTCACTGGCATAGACCCATTTTAGAGGACtgaccgagacttagaagagtctagttcatgcattgcatccctaAAATGCGAATGATTACATGCTATGTGAATCCCGGGTCATGTTTTCAAAATAGCATTTTCAAAtccatcttctttttctttcgaaAATTTGATTCTTTTTCAAGTCCATTTCTTTTCGAAAATTTCGGCCCTCTATTTCGGAATTTTGAACCCTCTTTCAAGCCGaagtgctgcccattttaaaagtCAATTCAATCCTTCTCGATTTCAAATTTCGATGAATCGTATCCCAGTCCAACCCAAACCTAGAATAGAGTTTGAGTCGGTGGGGTCGGGTTAGTCGAGTTGGGCTTTTGCTTGCTCGATATAGGCGAGCTAGTCCACCCTTAGGCTCGAGTGAGCCTTTGTTTGGTTAGAACACTTGTCAAGTGAGTCACCTAAACCGATCTTTAGGTCTGAGTCATGAAATTCGACCATTTCGTCCAAGTCAGTCCACCAAAACGTCCCCACTAGGCCACCTAGGGCGTTTGTCACAAAGCCCAAGAGCCATGTCTGGTTTGAACACGGGTTTGTCATGTCGGATTTATGATCACGTTGAGTCTAAAACCCAAGCCACGTGTGTATCACGGTTAGGACCCGTTCCAACGAGCCAGAATAGTTCGTTCGTAGGATCCATGTCAAGTTATAGCCAGTTTTTAGGTTTGAAAAACCGTCCCTAGTCGTGTATGACCCAAACCGAAGGGGCCCAATTGCTCGTTCTCCGGGTCTAAGCCCAATATCAAGTCGCTTAGAGTCCGTCATGTTGTTATGAGTCGAGTCCTGTTTGTGCAGGGGATTTTGATTCGATAACTGATACTCGCTCGGGATTTTATTGTAGAAAGGCCACTACAAACAAGAAGTATGACTACCGTAGAGGCACTGAAGCAGATTAACGACACTTTCGTCGCAATGATGGAACGCTTGACGGCTGTGGAAGCCAAGATCGCGGTGGAAGCTCCCATACCACCGCCCCCGGAAACTGAATTCGAAAAGAGATTCCGACTAATAGAGGAACAGTTGAAGCTATCCCGAGGGGAAAATGTGCATTATGAGAATGCCAGAGGGTACATGCCGGTCCAGGACAAGCTACCAACCAATTTTGTCCTAACTGATATCCCAAAGATCAAAGGGACGGAAGATCCATTGCAACATATCCGTTCCTACAAGGAGTACCTTGCGTTGAAAGGGGTACCTGCTAAGATGTTGCCCCACATTTTTGCTCAATCCCTaggagaacacccgaaggcgtggttctacagccTTGAGCTTAAGaatttccccactttcgaagatatagcggtggagttctgcaaacaCTTTGCTGATAATGCCGAGATTCAGACTACTATGCGCACACttgaggtgatgacacagaaggaTAAGGAGGGATTTACTGAATTCCTCAAccgatggcgcgctgaaagcgtgaagttggcCAAAAGGCCAGAGGAgactgaaatggtagataagttcatcAAAAATCTTCGACCTGTCTACCGTGACGCTATCAAATATCAACATTTCGGCTCGTTCAAGGACCTTATTCGAGTCGGAAGAAAAATTGAGGACGACGTTCGTTCTGCTGAGGCTGAATAGCCAAAAGGGTATCAGGGTGCCTCCTCTTCCAAAGCTAAGGCATCCAGTTCTGCCAATCATATCCAAGCCATTGGTCTTTTGGGAGGAGCTCCTAAGGGATCGCAACGCCATGGGCCAAGAGCGTTCACTGACATCGGGTGTACCTACGCATACTCCCTCCAAAGGCTCTCGGCCCAAGGGAAACTAaacccaattggtccaactccggacccgccTGCGGATCGACAGGGTAAATGGTATAAGCCCAACGCCTACTATgcttatcatcaaggaaaaggtcatgataccaAAAATTGTTACCGTCTTAaacatgaaatccaagacatgatcgagaatgggtcGCTCCCCATCCCCACCGTCCGACCTAACAACCTGAACAATCCTTTTGGCGACCATGCCAATGCAGTATTCGTCGAAGACAATACCGATGTATCTCACTTAATCCAACCCATCTGCCGTCTCACTGGGTTTTTCGTGGGGAAGGCCTATGTAAGCTGCTCTGAGTGTATCCCTCAAGCTAAGAACGAAGTTCGAATTGGGGATTTTGCTATCGATTGCACACCATACATTCTCCGGCGAGAATGAAATTAATGGGGTCCTGGGCCGACGATGAAGACGATATCTATCTCACCGAAGGTGCGATTATTCCCGAACTCGGGAAGAAATTTCTAAATTGAGGAAAGATGTCCTCGAAtctaatcatttgactcgatcggGACGTCCCTATCGTGTCGAGAAGGCAAACCATGTCTCTATCTTTGGAGACAgtccaagtaagacacccaccaaGGAGGCCACCTCAGTCCGagctcttggtgaagggtcgacctcagaGGCCTCCCTCATCAAGCGCTTACAAAGACTAAGGCGAGATGTCTCCATCTGGGAGTTAATGTTGAGCTCGTTTGAACACCGACAAGCTCTGCTTCAAGCCTTAATGAATATGACCGTGTCACCGCACACTACTCCAGATGACGTGGTCTCATTTGTTGCTCAAAACCAACCTCGGCTCACTAATGCCGTAACTTTTTCTGATGAAGACTGCCCTCATTTGGGCCACAACATTGTCTCACTATGTACATCACGGTAGAATGCCGTCATAAGCGACTCCCAATGACCCTTGTCGACGACGGGTATGCAGTTAATGTTCTCCCACTATGGACCGCTTTCATTTTGGGACTCGAGAAAAGCGACTTCGCACCCACTACGCAAACGGTTCGGGCTTTCGATGGCACAGTGCGTCGAGTGTCCGGACTCGTCACTTTAAGCGTGAATGTGGGAAAGGTGGAGCGCCAGGTCAATTTCCAAGTGATAGATGTTGCCTCATCTTTCAACATTTTGCTCGGGAGACCATGGATTCACACAGCTGGAGCCGTGTCCTCTACCCTCCATCACAAGGTTAAAATCCCTCTCAAGGGAGAGGTAGTGACCATCGATGCTACTCCTATAATTGTGACGGGAGGAGATGTTACTTCCGAAGTGCAAACTGATAATACCGCCTTCGAGTCTTGTGGTTTCGAGGTAGTAAACGCAATTGAGTCCACTTTCGAGGCACCGAATATGGACTTATATACGGGAAGCCGTGTTTGTAAAACAATCTTCAAGACCGGAAAGTACTTCGGGTACTCCATGTACCCCCGAAGGGAAAACACATTTCAATTGAAGTCGCCAGTGCCTAAGGGGACAAGATACGGGCTTGGGTATGAGCCAACTAAAGAAGACTCCCTGAGAAAGAGAGTCTCGATCGAAGACCGAGACATCAAGATGGGGCCGTACTTGCTAACTCTAAACGGCCACTTTGTGAAAGCCGGGGAGGAAATGCCGAGTTTAGACTTCCCCGAACCACTGTTCTACTCAAAGGCCAATAAGCTGGTCcccggaatcgaagtattccgtgATTGTTTCTATATTCCCGAAGACATTATGGCAGTAGCTACAATAAAGAAGGAGTCTGTTCCGATCGAAGATGGGAAAGCTATgggtctcctctttggagaggaaaaGAAGCCGGAAATACCAAACGAAGTCTTGGTAAACATGATCGTAAGGAGTGATCGTTTCGATCCATCTACCCTCACATCGATGTAGATCCTCGAGAGGAATACATCTGGATGGCGGAAAACCATGAAATGGACCGACAACAAGGGTTCGCTTTTCAAGATGACCATTGGAAAAGGGCAAATGTTCAAGCCTCGATGACGATtaagtccgagtctgagtccgagtctgagtctgacaTAAGTCCTAAGGCTAAGTCTAGGGTTTTAGGTGTCGAAGATACCCCTTCCCCAGTCTTTCCTAGtgctggtattccggggcctgtcccgaatactgctcctatctcgccactgacctCTGATCAGTTGGCCCAAATGTTAACGCAATTTGTGcagtttcaaatcaataataagatgaatcagtttgcttacgacttgtctcatttatattgcgattcaattgattgttttaataaCGTTGAGAATGAGGTCGAGGATAGAcaggtggaagaagaagaggaggaggtggaACCGCCTCCCGATtagtaaaagggttggaagaataCGACCAAAGAAGCTCGTGAATCGAAGATACCGGTTGTTAATGTGGGGACTACCTTAGAGCCTCAGGAGCTTAAGATAGGAACAACCTTAGATCCCGCAGAAAAGAAGGGGTTTGTTGAATTATTGAATGAATTCAAAGATGTATTTGCTtgatcctacaaagatatgccgggtattgatagggaaattgcagagcacaagaTTCCGATCAAGCCAGGTTCAAACCAAGAGATAAGCGAAGCCACGTAGAATGCGTACCgagtggtctttgaaagtcaaagaaGAGATTGATAAACAGTttaaggccgggttcatcaaagtatcggaATACTCAGATTGGGTAGCTAATGTGGTGCCGGTCCCAAAGGAAGACGGAAAGGTTCGGGTCTGTGTTGATTTTCGTGATCTAAATAAGgctagtccaaaggacgactttccgttacctcacattgacatcttggttgacaataccgctaaccatgcattattatcctttatggatgggtacgccggttacaaccagataaaaatggccgaggaagatatgcacaagactacTTTCACAACATCATGGGGCACTTATTGCTAcacagtgatgccgtttggattaataaaTGCAGTGCGACTTACGGAGAACAAAGAACGACGTTGTTGCATGATAtgattcataaggaagtagacgtctacgtcgatgacatgatcgtaaaATCGAAGGAACGTAATAACCATTTGATGGCATTACGAAAATTCTTCGAGAGGTTGAGAAAGTATAATATGAGATTAAACCCACAGAAGTGCGCGTTCGGGGTCACCTCTGGCAAGATTTTGGGtcatatcgttagccaccgtggcattgAAATCGACCCATCAAATATTAAAGCCATTATGGAAATGCCCCATCCTAAAACCGAGAAATAAATTCGAGGTTTCTTAGGCCGAGTGCAATACATAAGCCGTTTCGTCTCAAAAttaactatgatctgcgaaccaatTTTTAAGAAATTGAAAGTTGGGGCGCATATTATGTGGGATGACCAATGCCAAGCCGCGTTTGATAAGATAAAGGAAGTGTTATCTTCTCCGCCGCTTCTCGATCCGCTTTGTAGAAATGGCTTGCCTCTATCACTGTATTTAACAGTTACAGATACCGCGATGGGAGCAATGCTGGCACAAACCgttgacaaagaagaaagagcaatttactaccttagtaaaaagttcttggagtataaATCAAAGTATACAGCATTAGAAAAGACATGCCTAGCTTTAGTCTGGGCAACGAAGAGGCTACGTcactatatgctcagctacagtgtgagtatatattccagaatggaccccatcaagtacttgtttgaaaaaccggtgCTAAACGGCAGAATATCAAGATGGACCCTCATGCTAtcggaattcgatctcaaatatgtgccGCTGAAAGCGATAAAAGGAAAGGTCGTTGCCGATTTCCTGGCCGATAATCCATCAAGAAGAAACTGACATTGTTGACACTTGGTCGTTCCCAGATGAGGATATTGTCCATGTCGAAGATGATGTATGGGATCTATATTTCGATGGGGCTTCGAATAACATGGGATGCGGAATAGGTGTCCTTATCATTTCACCGAGAGGAGAGCACGTACCAGTTTCGATCAaattggacttcgccgtcacaaaTAACGCCgcggaatacgaagcatgcctacttGGTTTGCAGAGCGCTAACAAGTTAGGAGTCATGAAGTTGACAGTACACGGGGATTCCTCCTTGGTCATTAATCAAGTGACGGGGTCATGGAAGATCAAAAGTAGCAGCCTGGCACCCTACCAGGCTAAGATAGAAGAGCTAGAAAAACTCTTCGAAGAGGTGCGATACGAGTACCTCCCAAGGGAGGAAAATCAGTTCGCTGACGCACTGTCAAAACTGGCAGCGTAGATAAACATCCCTGATCATATGGATAGCATGCCATTGTGTGTCGAACGAAGGTCTTCACCAGCTTATATAAATGCTGTCGATGATGCCGAGGAAAGCGAagccgaaccttggtatgcatCCATTGTGAGATTCAAAGAAGCGGAGAATACCTGCACCTCGATACACGTGGAAAGCGTGCATTGCGAATGTTATCCGCCCAATTCGTTAAAACTAACGATGGACAATTGTATAAGAAGACAAAGACAGGGTGTCCTGTTGCGATGCGTCGACAAGACAACGTCAGAaaaggtcatggaagaagtccacgacggggaATGTGGGCCGCATATGAACTCCCACATGCTAGTTCGGAAGATCATGAGGttaggatactattggacaacAATGGAAACAGATTGTCGCAGATATGTCCGGcattgtcacaattgccaaatatttgCGAATATTCAACATGTACCACCTTCTAtgctatacaccatgacgtcaccttggcctttctcaacctggggaatcgacatcatcggaaaagtaaaCCCTTCTGGAACAGGAGGGCATTGTTATATCCTAGTCGCTATTGATTACTTTACCAAGTGGGTAGAGGCCAAGTCTTACAAAGTGCTAAATGTGAAGCAAGTAGCGAAGTTTATTCAGAATGACATCatcttgtggacaaggccctcgggaactgcgtccgcgggatccacaccaggcataatcgactcgaggttctttcgaatcgaattaagacatattagagtcgccaccaagttttttgggaacttggaaccgttcaagtcaactttacacctttcatcgaaaagcataaagccaatcgactacgagtgattaaagataaagacttgtaccctatatcactcgatttgaatgactctcgtaatccaatggtatttagacggatccacaaaccatagatcttgagtaaggggtgagggtacgtgttgggaagcccataaggacacccaaccccgcccgtcgataacggcctctactaagtcaagtgtcggagttcaaacaaggtcatagctactacgatgtatgatatgcaaacgttgttttaaaaccctaacatgtgacaacaatttctatgtcgtttaatgcatgaatactaactttgtcaaagttgttttagcatgttggttgatttgaaataaaagatgcgcaaacacggcttaggaggaatgggggagccattgggatctatcctattacaacctaggcatttcatgccgacacaacgagaaataaattacaactcaatctaattacaacaactatcgtaattactttgactcagattacaatacaaactaacaaaatacaacttaaattattaagtcttaataaacgaaacaaatgtaaacaaaaaagctaaagctaagttagactaattaaagatgttagccgaattattagttaataaacaaattagattagaattaaactaattaaattaaaataaacaaatacaaaggtttgaaataaattaggtacaacttattgattaaattgaacccaactcattaaaattattcaccaatccatatttattaaaataggattagtaaacaattaaagaaacaaaagaagaaaagaaatcaaaactggcagacccgtgcagtgcacggatcagaagtcagaacagacccgtgcagtgcacggttttttgtagaaaacaaagttaattgcattttaatttcgaaatcagcaaaataaattacggaaaaattcactaaattaaatttacatattttgaaccttaaaaaataataaaaacaaaatttacaataatagaaacaagtaaaacaaattaaaggttaattaattataaattaaattaagtaattacgaactaggttaaaaacaattctaatttgtcaacgagtgcaaatggaaaggtgttaagcacgcacttccatgctagcgagaaaattagtgaaagagaaagatgcattcaattaagttacagaattgttagttgattttaaaagctatgtcgatgccacctaacatgtctaattaggttattaaattgatctaatgtcgtctaaatacgtcatatgttaacaatcagaggttaaactaacatacaacggatcctagggtccatcgatttggccgaaacaaaagggggtcgaaaacgaagaacaaagttagataattgttttatttatgccctactttgaacacgaggatatgtaaatgagacgggggtgtacgaccgacagatgtagcggtttcttttcccatcttaagtcaacgtgggtgttcatagcggtactttaactcatactcggactaactagtttcaaagttaattaaaacaaacgataaacaaaacgaaaacaaacaaaaaaacaaactataaaaaagcataaaaaaaacgaaataaaaaaaggagagaaaaggggatttgatgcaccctcaacctacatgtatcgttgacaccgtcttgggtcgtaatcgatggtagattttatctcgagaggccgtcgtcgacgaagaataaagcaaacacgcgttttggaaagtttctggacagcgattttaaaacagtgatatctccctcgtttcacgacgaaaattcgatccgaaagatgttttggaaactagaaagagaggagaacaaggatcttaaagcaaccctggttcgttttgggttattgggcacgaaaaacgagcacaaacagaactggacagacaagagtaaaccgcgaaaacagagtgttatttcactctgtttttcgagggatctcgtgtactctcaagggcaatttggctcgtaaatctttatctaatgtgtagatggatgttatgtggttaattaggaacaagaaactcgaatttttatggatttttgatggaggaacgaaagggttttcgaagaggacacaca from Silene latifolia isolate original U9 population chromosome 5, ASM4854445v1, whole genome shotgun sequence encodes the following:
- the LOC141655224 gene encoding uncharacterized protein LOC141655224; this translates as MTTVEALKQINDTFVAMMERLTAVEAKIAVEAPIPPPPETEFEKRFRLIEEQLKLSRGENVHYENARGYMPVQDKLPTNFVLTDIPKIKGTEDPLQHIRSYKEYLALKGVPAKMLPHIFAQSLGEHPKAWFYSLELKNFPTFEDIAVEFCKHFADNAEIQTTMRTLEVMTQKDKEGFTEFLNRWRAESVKLAKRPEETEMVDKFIKNLRPVYRDAIKYQHFGSFKDLIRVGRKIEDDVRSAEAE